The window TTTAAAAACTTTGATTTCGATTTAATACTTTCATTAGATAATTTTGATTTAACTTTAGAAAAAAATATTTCTTTTGTTCAAATGGATTTTTATAAATTATATAGCAATCCTTATATATTAGAAAATTTTGGATTACTTAGAAAAACTAAATAATAGATTATTCTTAATTTAAAAAGAGATTGAATTAATTAAGAAAATATCATACAATATGTTGATATTTTTAGAATTTTTTTAGTTTTGGAGGCTTTATGTTAATTAGTAGAGAGGTTGACTACGGAATTAGAATTATGATAATTCTTTGTAATTCCAACGTTGAAAAAAAAGATGCTAAAGAAATTGCACAGACCTCGGGAGTTAGTTTAAGATTTACATTAAAAATTTTAGGAAAATTAACATCTGCTACTTTAGTTAAATCATTTAGAGGTGCTAAAGGAGGATATGTAATAAATAAAGATCCTAAAGAAATTAATATCTATGATATTATTTGTGCACTTGAAGGTGGTGTAAAAATAAATGCTTGCTTTGAAGACTCTGAAGCTTGTAATTTAGAAAAATGTGGTG is drawn from Cetobacterium ceti and contains these coding sequences:
- a CDS encoding RrF2 family transcriptional regulator; this translates as MLISREVDYGIRIMIILCNSNVEKKDAKEIAQTSGVSLRFTLKILGKLTSATLVKSFRGAKGGYVINKDPKEINIYDIICALEGGVKINACFEDSEACNLEKCGAACNIHSNLNTIRINLIKDLKEVTLDTLLK